TCCTGGCTCTCGCCGCCGTCGCTCCCTGGGAGTTTGCCGCCCTGCCGGCGGACCACCCGGCCCGCCGGCTGCCCCCTGGGCTTTACGCGGCCGCTTCCGTGACCCTGGCAGCCTGGGTGCTGGCCCACGCAGCCGGGTCGGCCCGGCGGCCGGAAGACGCCCCCGCGGCGGCGGCTTCCTATACCATGTTGCGAACCGGGATCATGCTGGCCCTGGCCGGCAGGGCCGAGGTACCCGCCCCGGCCCAGCCGGTCATCCTCTCGGGCCTGCTCTGGCTCTTGCCGGGCCGTGGCGGCGGGCGCCCTGCCCGGATGGGAGCCGCCCGGGGAACGGGGACCACCGGGGCCAGCGCCCCCGGCCCGGTGGCGGAACCCCGGGCCCGGAGGCCCCTCCGGCGGCCTGTTGCCCGCCATGCCGGAGCCGGTCACGGCAGCCCGCCCGCCGCCCCACCGCACCGCTCCCCCGCACCCGCCAGCGAACGGGGATCCTTGTCACCCCTGCCCGCTCCCCCGGGCACCGGCGACGGATACCGGTCCCCGCGCTGGCGGGTGGCCCGCTCCGTGGCCCTGGGCATGGTCGCTGCCGTCCTCTTTGGGCTCGCGCACACCGGGCTGCTCTGGATCACGGGCGCCTGGGAGGCGGGCCCCGGTCTCGGCAACAACCCTCCCGCCAGCGGGCCGGCCATCTCGGGGCCTGTCTCAGGGCCTGTGGGGACGGCCGCCGCCGGCACCTTGACCCCAGGGGCGGCGGGCGGCCCGGGGTGGCCCAGCTTCCTTCCCCCCGGTCCCGCCGGGTACGCCGTTCTGGCCGCCCTGGCCGGCCTGGCCGGGTTCGTCCTGGGCTCGGCGACGGCGGCGGCCAGCCGGTGGTGTCTGGGCACCGCCCAGCCCCCGGTCCCGGTCGCGGCGCGGCCCGGGTCCTTGCCCGGCTCCGGCCTCGCCGAGGCCCCGGGGCCCGGAGGCGTGACACAGGTCCCGGCACCAGACGCCGTTCCTGGCCCCGGCCCGGCGGCGAAGCCCGCAAGTCCGGCACCGGCTTCGGGTTACGCCGTGAACGCTCCTCCAGCCATCCAGGTGGCGGGCCTGGAAGTCTACCAGGTCTTCCCCCCGGCGGTCGCCCGGCCCCTCTTGCCGCCCCGGCAGCCGCGCCCGCCGCTGCCGGCACCCGGCCCCGCTGCGGCCGCCGCCCTTCCCGGCACCCGACCCGGCACCCTGCCCGGCGGCCGGTCCGCGGAAGGCAGGGGGGAAGCCTGGGGGGGTTCGACCAGGCCGGCGGTGGCACCGGGTGCGGTCCCCAAGGGTGCCTCGAGCCTAGGCGGCTCGGTGGCACCGGGTGAGGTCCCCCAGGGTGACCCGGGCCTAGGCGGCACGCCGGCCAGGGTCCCCCAGGGTACCTCCAGCCAGGCCGCCGCGGTGGGGCCGGTGAGCCAGGATACCCCCAGTCAGGCCGGTGGGCCGGGGGCGATCACCCAGGGTTCGGCAAGCCCAGCGGCCGTGCCGGGAGATGGCTCTCGCGCCTTCCCCGGCCCGGCCACCACCCCGGGGGACGTCGCCCACGCTGCCCCCGGCTCGGCCGGCTCGCCGGCCGAGGCCCCGCTCCCTGCCCACCCGCCGCAGGAAAGCCTCGAGAAAGGTCTTGGTGGGGGTGGGCAGCCACCGTCCACGACCACCAGGGGGGAGGAAGAGTCCCTGCCGGTACCCCAGCATGCCTCCGGCCGCCCCCCCAGCCGGCTCCAGATCCCGTCCGGGCACAACCCACCGCCCGGCATCGGGGCGCCAGCAGCCCCAGGGGCCAGGCCCTCCCCGGCGGCGCCCCCTGCGCCTGCCGCACCCGGCGCCTGCGGTGGACCGGTGGCTGCGGGGGCGGGAGCCGGTGCCGCAGCACCGGACGGAACCCTCCCGGCTCCGGACCATGGGGCGGGTGGACCGCAGCAGGTTCCCGCTGCCATGCCGACGAGCATGCCACGGCCCATGACACCGCCGGCTGCTGCTGGCCCGGACGCGGCCCATCAACCGCCCGGCCCTGGGGGGACCACCCGCCAGGCTACCTCGGGCCGGAGCAGAGCGAGCCGGAGGATCCGGCGGCGGGTGTTACGGTCATCGGGCCGCCCCTCCCGGACCCCGGCGGGGTGCTCTCCGGCAGCCGCGCAAGGACCGCCCGTGCCCGGGGGACGCCCGCCTGCACCGGCGGGCCTGCAGCCCGAGGACCGGGGGAGACCTCCGGCCCGTTCCGATGCCCCCGGTCCCAGCCTGGGGCGAGTGGTCATGCCGGCGTGGGCGGGCTGGCGAGCGGCGGCAGGCAGCAGCTTGCCTGCCCCGCAGCCCTCGGGCCCGCCCGGCTCCCCCACCGGCCCGGGCGGCCGGCCCGCCCTTGGCAGGCCGGTGCTCCCCTTGCGCAGGCCCGCTGCCCGCGGCGGCAGCCTGCCCAACCGCTGACGCCCTGCTCCCCTGGGCCGCCGGCACGGCGCACCGCTGACGGGCTTCCGGGCTTCCGCGATGGCCCGGGAGCCCGTCGGGCTTCGATCCTGGGCTCCGATCCTGGCGGCGGGGGCGTAGCGCCGAATCTCGACGCCAGGGAAGCCCCCTGTTCCGGCGCCCGCCGCGTGGCTGTGCACCCGAATTGACAATGCGTGCCATGTCTCGCGAAAGGAGCTCTCATCTGGAAGGCGAAACCATTCCCCCCGGACAGGCTGTTCCAGAGGAGGGATGTGGCGTGATGCATCGTTCCCGTCATCGCCGGGTCCGCCGGGTGCTGGCGATGGCGCTGGCCGCTGCCGTCATGGGGACCGCCCTGGTGGCATGGCCCGGGGCCGGCTCCGGCAGCCATGCGCTGGCGGCAGGCGCACCGGACGCATCGCCCCCTGCGGCCGGCGACGCGGCTGCCGCCGGTTCCACCGGCTTCACCGAGCCGGAACCCGTTGACATCGGGCCCGCCGTCCGGCACAAGGAATTCCCTGTGGCCCGCAAGGGCCAGGTGGTGGGAGCCGAACGCGGTGACCAGCCGGGCATCCGGTCTGCCAGTGCCGCATACGATCCGGTCCCGGGAACGCGGCGGACCTTTTTCACCCTGGACCTGACACAGGGGAGGCTGGTGCCCACGACCTTCGTGCTCCGGGGCGTCAGCGAGCACGCGGAAGTCTGGGTCGCGGAAGATCTGGCCTTCCCCGCAGGTGATCCGCGCAACGAGATGGTCGCCATCACCGGCGAGCAGGTGGCCTACCTGCTCAACGAGTTCGAGAGCAACATCCGGCCCAAGGAGGAAACGTTCTTTGGTCCCTGGGACCAGCACGACGGGTCCGGGGCCCTTCTGGATGCATGGGGATACGTGCCCGACGGCTACTACACCGCCGCCGACGGCAAGGCGCGGGACATCATCCTGGTAGAGAACGTCAAGGACGAGAACTACTATGACCCGAGCTATCCCTCCTACGTGGCCGGGTTCTACGCGTCGGCCTACGAGTACTACATGGACCGCAACATCGTCACCATCGACGCCTTCGACTGGGCCCAGCGGCTGGGGCCCAACGACGCCCCCTGGCGCCGGGTGCCCGGCACGGGCCGCGCCCACCTGTACGACGGGACCCTGGCCCACGAGTTCCAGCACTTGATCCATGACGACTACGACAGCGACGAGGAGAGCTGGATCGACGAGGGGATCGCGGATTTCGCCGAGTTCCTGGTGGGGTACGGCCATCCCGATCGCCACGTGGACTGGTACCTGGACAATCCGGAGAACTCCCTGACCGCCTGGGGGGACCAGGGCGATCGGCAGATCCTGGCCGACTACGGGATCGCGTACCTGTTCCAGCTCTACCTGCACGACCATTTCGGCGGCGGTGAGGTGATCCGCCGGCTGGTGGCCAACCCGGCCAACGGCTCCCAGGGCGTGGACGCCGTGCTGGCCGAACTGGGCCATCCCCAGCGCTTCACCGATGTGTACCGCGACTTCCAGGTGGCGCTCATGGCGGCCGGCCAGGCCCGCCTCCCGCGGGAGTACGCGTTCGACAGCATCGACCTGACCCGGTTCGGCAGCCGCGGCGGGATCAACCTGGAGGCGACCACCTACGGGGACGGGCAGGTGGCAGGCTGGGCAACCGACGTGGCGGCCACCTGGACCCGCGGTCAAGCCCGGGCGACCCGGGTGCAGTTCAACGGCGACGACTACCTGCCCATCCCCTGGTCGGTGGTCGCGGCCCCGGCCGGCGGCCAGGGGCAGGCCTTGTGGAGCGGCACCGGCAACCTGCTGGACCAGTGGCTCGTGCTGCCCCTCGACCTGCGGGGAGCCACCGGCACGGTGCTGGAATTCGATCACTTCTACGACATCGAGGCGGCGTGGGACTACGGGTTCGTCCAGGTGTCGGCGGATGGCGGCAAGACCTGGACCAGCCTGGCCAACGAGAACACCACCGACGTGCTGGACCCCCAGGCCCACCCGCGGATCCAGGAAAACGTGCCGGGATTCACCGGCTCGTCCGGCGGATGGCGCCACGAATCCTTTGACCTCTCGGCCTACGACGGCCGGTCCCTCCTGCTGGCCTTCCGCTACGTGACGGACTGGGCCGCGGCAGGGAACGACGGCGACCCCGCCAACGACGGCTGGTTCATCGACAACGTGGTGGTCCGGGCCAGCGGCGGGGTGGTGGCGGGGCCCTTCGACGGCAGCAGCCTGGACGGGTTCAAGAGCCTGGGGGAGGCGACGGGCCAGCCCATCACGTACCTGGTGACCGTGGTGCAGCTGGAGCGGAACGGCAAGGTCCAGGTCCGGGACTTCCGCTTCCACAACAAGCCGCGCCAGGAGGACTTGAACGCCCTGCAGGCGACCCTCGGGCGGAGCAACGCCGATCGCCAGCTGATCCTGGTGACCCACCTGGCTCCCGGCGATGCGGGCACCACGGTACACTATCAGTTGGACGTGCAGCGGCGGGAGCGCTGACGCCAACCCCGCCTTGGCCGTGCGGTTCCAGTTCCGGCCTGCAGGCGGCAGGCCGGGCGCGCGGGAGGCCCGATAGGCGCCCGGCTGGGGAACCCGCCAGGCCCGGGAACCCGGGAGCCCGTCAGGGACGGGGACGCCTCCGGCGCCCGCAAAGGAACGACCCGGCCCGCGCGGCACGGCGGGGCAGTCCCGCTCGCCATGTCGGGGCAAGGGATGAACCGAGCGCGGGGCGTGGACACCGGGATAGGTGCCACGCCCCGCTTGCTCGCCTCAGCAGGCCGGCCGGCGTTGGACCTTCACCCGCAGCAAGCAGGGCCCCGGTAAGGCGCGGGCGGCCCCGGTAGGACGCGGGCGGGCGCGGCCCCGGAGGGAGGGCGTGGGCGGCGTACCCGCTCTCCCGGCCGGCTTGCCGGACCGGCTTGCGGGACGGGCCGCCCGGGGTGGCCGGGCGGGCCACCCCGGCGGCGACGGCCTGCCCATCGGGCGGCGACGGCGGGTCCGTCCGCCAGCGACGCCCTGTTCGGCCCCCCGGCCCCTCGAACCATGTGAGAAGGATGAAGAACCGGCGAACCGGCGGTGACAATCGGATCGTCTCCGGCGGCGAGGCCGCGGGCCTCCGCGGCGGTGCCGCCGCGGGAGGGAGGCCTGGCGCCGGCCGCCCAGGCGGCGGCGCACCGGGTGGCGCCCACTTGACCGGCGGTGACCCGGGCAGCGGTGACGCGGCCGCGCTCCGGCGCCCGCAGCGGGGCGTGGCAAGCGCAGGCCGGCAACCCCTGTCACCGTGCCCGGTCCGCGTGGCGGCTCTGGACATGGCCCGCGGTCTCAGCATCAGCCTGGTGGTCCTCGGACACACGCCCCTGCCCGCCTGGATCAACGGGCCGCTGAGCACCCTGCGCCTTCCGCTGCTGTTCTTCATTTCGGGCTACCTCTTCAACTGGGACCGGTACGGCACCCGGCCCGGACAGCTTGTGCGCCAGCGGGCACGCCGCCTGCTCCTACCCTATCTGACGGGCGGCCTCATGACCTACCTTTTCTGGCAGCTGGCACGCCGCGCGGCGAGCCCGGAGGCCCAGGCCGTCCCCTGGTGGTGGCCCCTGGCCGGCTGGCTCTACGGCAGCGCCAGCGCCGGCTGGCTCGTCTTCAACCTGCCCCTCTGGTACCTGCCGGCCGCCTTTTGCGGCCAGGTGCTGTTCTGGGGGCTCCTGCGGCTTCTTGCCCGCCGGCCGCCGCTGCTGCAGGCCGCCGGCGCCCTGGCGGCGGGCCTAGCCGGGATCGCCCTGGGCCGGCAAGCCCCGCTGCCG
This is a stretch of genomic DNA from Thermaerobacter sp. PB12/4term. It encodes these proteins:
- a CDS encoding choice-of-anchor J domain-containing protein encodes the protein MHRSRHRRVRRVLAMALAAAVMGTALVAWPGAGSGSHALAAGAPDASPPAAGDAAAAGSTGFTEPEPVDIGPAVRHKEFPVARKGQVVGAERGDQPGIRSASAAYDPVPGTRRTFFTLDLTQGRLVPTTFVLRGVSEHAEVWVAEDLAFPAGDPRNEMVAITGEQVAYLLNEFESNIRPKEETFFGPWDQHDGSGALLDAWGYVPDGYYTAADGKARDIILVENVKDENYYDPSYPSYVAGFYASAYEYYMDRNIVTIDAFDWAQRLGPNDAPWRRVPGTGRAHLYDGTLAHEFQHLIHDDYDSDEESWIDEGIADFAEFLVGYGHPDRHVDWYLDNPENSLTAWGDQGDRQILADYGIAYLFQLYLHDHFGGGEVIRRLVANPANGSQGVDAVLAELGHPQRFTDVYRDFQVALMAAGQARLPREYAFDSIDLTRFGSRGGINLEATTYGDGQVAGWATDVAATWTRGQARATRVQFNGDDYLPIPWSVVAAPAGGQGQALWSGTGNLLDQWLVLPLDLRGATGTVLEFDHFYDIEAAWDYGFVQVSADGGKTWTSLANENTTDVLDPQAHPRIQENVPGFTGSSGGWRHESFDLSAYDGRSLLLAFRYVTDWAAAGNDGDPANDGWFIDNVVVRASGGVVAGPFDGSSLDGFKSLGEATGQPITYLVTVVQLERNGKVQVRDFRFHNKPRQEDLNALQATLGRSNADRQLILVTHLAPGDAGTTVHYQLDVQRRER